TCAACACTCTAATTAGAGCCAACtgaaaagagaagatgatgaagaaatgtcCGTTTTAGATATGGGTGAAAAAACCCAGAGAattgttccagggaaaacccacgcagtcaagtagggactaaaaacccaatccacatagtgcccctggtgtgattcgaaccagggtcccagGGGTGGAAGGCGAGGCCAGACACCACTACACCTACCTGACCGCCCAAATACACCATTGAGCAATTTAATCCATTTACATTGTGCCACAAAAAGGTTGCCTTGGAGTTGGTAAAAataatcactcaaaagagatttatcaACATGGTTGATACATCTATTCAGGCAGTTGCCTTAAGAAAACCTGCagggtttaataataataatacacggtttttatatagcgctttttcacggggtgtctcaaagcgcttccgacattattacccctggtcactgggccttaaatcattccttaaaccatctcagctccctggggagtatacagcctgtgcgacaattatatgcgctacagggctaaaccaatcacaagaaccatctctgccctcacaggtacccatgtacccctgggtggagagaagcaattatagttaagtgtcttgctcagggacataagtgtcacgacctggattcgaacccacactctgctaaacagaagcatcagagcttgagttcggtgctcttatccactcggccacgacaccccaataGCAAGATCCGggctttaatttgttttaaatactaCTGAAGGATACAGGAGAATTGAAATACAAAATATGTGGGTCTCAGGAGCAACGGTTAACAATGAACCAAAGGAATTTTGCCATAGAGCAAGGGCTTTACTTACGGACATTTTCACGCGCTGCACACGGCTCTTCTTTAGACCTCAAGGTACCTACATAAGGTAAACCAAATGCAAGTTATGAGAACATTACACATAATTATGTAGATTGTAAATTTCTAAGTAGTCCACTGGGAAACCTGGAAAGTCAAGTAGCGGTTTTGATTAGGTCACAGTAGTTACTGTACACTGTAATAAAATAATGCAagcccaggggccaatttcatagagctgcttaagcaaaagacTTGCTTAAGCATggaaatagctcgcttgtttttaCACATGTAACTGGCCAAAAtctcatgccatatacattgcttgtgactggtatttagctgttgtttacttagcataacagttgagtggagtcttggccggtaatcggattttactaagcaaggatttttttgcttattaaagcaaaattttgtgtttaacagagctctatgaaattgagccctggttgtAAATTCGGCTAAAGTTTCTGTACTCTGGTCAATAGTCTAGAGGGACAAAGATCGCGGGGTGTTAAAAGTTTGCGCCCAAGGTATCCTGCCCGATTGTTAAAAATCGTGCGAGGAAACAAAGTTTTTACCGTCACAAAATGGCACACCGCATGAATTTAGAAAAAAGCACAAATTTAAAGATTGCACCCATCATGGGTACCTATGTTTTTGGTGTACAATACTTGGTTTACATTAggccaaatgaaaaaaaaacacatgtttaTCTTCCCTGCccacttccttttttttttcgaaaaaaaaggATAGATTTAACTGATCTCAGCTCCCCCCCTcccaaatttattttttgaaaaataacccagccgtttgtcttaaaaaaaggccctcctttctttttaaaaagggaggacgttaaacattttgttgttggttGGCCTCACCTTGTTTTAGTTCATTTGCTAAATCTCTCCTTCCATGTTGAATGAGAGCTTTCATCAATTCTTTTTCTATTCCATCCTCGCTCACTTCATGATCAAAGTCATTGTTCCACATCTTCAGCATTTGAAAAACCTTCTCCTCTGTCCCGTTGCCTTGGTAATCCATTTTAATATTGGAAACCCTTACTGCTGAAATGTTGAGGAAGGTTGCTAGGCTTTCCCATCCTGTACCTAGTTTCTCGGACAAGAGACGCAATGTCTTGTCATCAATGCTTGATTGAGCAGCCATTATAGTAGTCAAGGAGTCAGAGGTGGATGTCCGAATTTACAGTAATTTACCCATGCAGTAAGGATTCTTTAGAGTGCCTTCAGTTAACAATCTGCCAAGAATACataaaacaggaaaatgaaataattatcaaatattcataaataccccagacagtttctctactcctattggtggagagcgcgtcacgtgggggtgtttaaacggtttataatgaccagtgtttataaccggctggcttccgcgtgccaggcgcgcaagattatcatgcggactgcaattcatagctattagtaacagcgcgtaatctacttctaagcgcgCGTGCGTAATCTATTTTTAA
Above is a genomic segment from Asterias amurensis chromosome 6, ASM3211899v1 containing:
- the LOC139939065 gene encoding uncharacterized protein; the encoded protein is MAAQSSIDDKTLRLLSEKLGTGWESLATFLNISAVRVSNIKMDYQGNGTEEKVFQMLKMWNNDFDHEVSEDGIEKELMKALIQHGRRDLANELKQGTLRSKEEPCAARENVHFLTDAILRQLSEGLGSGWEQLATHLGLGSTQVGNLKRDYYGVAEQIFQMLIKWRNDNNDDRPVDVLNKGLRQIGRNDLVADLRAMIGGSE